The DNA sequence tgatgagatgaaatgtgattatataagataagatgaaatatttttactatccaaacggaGTTGTTAAGATTGTTTGAACTTTGAGGATGGTTTTGCAGTTCACTCATACATACACAATATTTGAGAGTAATTTAGAGGTTTGGATAGTTAGTTGAGATGTGATGAGaataaagttgaaaattgaattattttttatattttgtgtgaaattttaaaataattgtaatgattagatgaaataagacGAGTTGAGAGACTATCTCAATATACAAACAACCCGTCGATCTCCtatctaataaataattgaaagttGTCAgtactaaactatatatatattaattagtttaattagtaCGAGAGCATGCCGAAACCGTATGCGAATGCAAAGTTGTTCATGCAGCTTTCTTTAATTTAAGATGGCCGCATATATTCCCAAGGGTCAATCCCTGTTTTATAAGTTAATCCAATAGGATGTGTGTAcaagaaatatataattaatatatagttttatatccctattgcatgcatgttttataTCCGTCGTCTTTTGGTCATGTTGACtccaaagctttttttttttttcatcaatgaGTGCTCCTTGCAGTTGTCCAGTTCGATCGACCATGCGCGCGAGTATTAATTAGGAGCTAGAAGATTattctaacaaaaaataaaaagtgggaATCCTCATGACAAGGAAGTTCTCACAGTGGAAGATTTCATCaaactaattataatatatcagatCTCTGtagatttttttgatttttttaaattttttgctCTTATTTGGGTAGTCGTCTAAAATGTTGACACGTATgacaataaaaatagaaacaaaaaaacaaagatataaacaaaaagagtaatattatgtaCAATCGTAAAGTACACATTCGCTAtatagttattttgaaaaaaaatagattctattattaaaaaattaatttctttttttaaagtaattagcTTGCGCGCACACTCACGTACGACTGTAACTATTAtttgtaaaacaaaaaaaatttgacgCATATAATACAAAAAGTCTAATTGTAAGTCCTATTTTTATACCCTCAACAAATGATGAGGAAACATATTCTATATAAGAGtttttaaaaaactattatttgACAGTTTGGTTTTTTTACCGTTAATAAATGAGTCTTACATTAACAAATGATATGTTAACTCAGTGATTTGCACGCAACAAAACTCGCAAATATTCATTTCTACTTTTGCCCAATTGACCACTGCATTtcatagttttttatttttatttttattttatttatattttgaaacgACGAGATcccataaatttaatttaaaaccttCATGACTTATTGGGAATGAATATTGAATACTGTGATAATAACTCTGATCGCTTCATAGCTCCCGCAAATATTGACAATTctgaaaagataaaagaaaaataattatacttaaTTATTCTCACATACGGtacactatattttttttttttttctataacaaatatgtgttatatagatgatatgtaaaacaactcaattagtttaacaaagatgaaataaattaatattaaaaaaataaaaaataataaaataattttaaaatatgtaaagtccTATGGGATGATAAGTAAGATTAGTAGAATATCCGTTATCTCTTGCACATGATGCAATTGCAACGTATATATGATGTCAATAGCGTAAGAAATGGATAGTTGACAATTTGTAGAAGTAAGTGATAATTGGGAGCTAATTTATAGGCTGATTGTTTATCATTACATGATGTAGCCTTATAACTATTTCTTTATGGAGAGTTTGTCCAAGTGTCTGATTGGCAAGACGTGCATGGGGGAGGCTTTTGGTGGGGATGAGTTGGAAGCTAGTTGCTCGTTgacttccatctctctctctctcttctcgggTTGCcatgatatgtttttgttttacttACAATGATAGGACTACGCACAGCCTACCCTATATAATCACCTTTACTCACAACAATATTTCATAgtaaagtgaaccaaaaaagtAAATCATAGGAAAAGAGCGTAAACAAGTTAAAGGCAGGTTGCAAAAGCAGAATCTAGACTTTGAAAATGCTTTCAGCAACCATTTCTTCCTACCCGGATGTCCCACAAGGGATGCAGATATCCTCCATGACTGAAGACATTATTTCTTCCTCTCTTGAAGTAAACTCGGGGGCAGATTCTCACCCAAGCTCTCTCCTCTCCAATTTTTCCATTCTCAAGGAAAAGGTTTTTCAGGTGGAGTCACTGATCAGCATCCTGAACTCACTAAATCATAGCCAAACTGAATTATCAGCGTCCTTAGCCGCAGTCAGCATGGATACCGTAATCCAAGAAATAATCATGACCACCTCCTCAATGACTTTCATATGCCAACAAATGGCTCTTGGTTTCACTTCTGCCGGCAGTACTAGCAACCATGaattgcagcagcagcagcagcaacagtGTCGACAGAATCGATTTCCTCAATCAAACTTCGGAAACAATCGTGATGGGATCGTAATCCAAGAAGGAGAGCAGGGTTTCTATTCTGGCTACATGGTTGAGTGGAATGATGAAAGCTACAACAATTCCAGTAACAAGGATGAAAACCGGAGTGTTATCACCGGAAACAACAAAAAGATTGGAGACGGAGAACGTCTTTCGCTGGAATATGATGT is a window from the Carya illinoinensis cultivar Pawnee chromosome 14, C.illinoinensisPawnee_v1, whole genome shotgun sequence genome containing:
- the LOC122293672 gene encoding protein SENSITIVE TO PROTON RHIZOTOXICITY 2-like encodes the protein MLSATISSYPDVPQGMQISSMTEDIISSSLEVNSGADSHPSSLLSNFSILKEKVFQVESLISILNSLNHSQTELSASLAAVSMDTVIQEIIMTTSSMTFICQQMALGFTSAGSTSNHELQQQQQQQCRQNRFPQSNFGNNRDGIVIQEGEQGFYSGYMVEWNDESYNNSSNKDENRSVITGNNKKIGDGERLSLEYDVIQLEAADILAKYTHYCQVCGKGFKRDANLRMHMRAHGDEYKTIAALGNPMKNGMGNRKGLRELPRKYSCPQEGCRWNQKHAKFQPLKSIVCVKNHYKRSHCPKIYVCKRCNHKQFSVLSDLRTHEKHCGDQKWQCSCGTTFSRKDKLMGHVALFFGHTPLNSSFINQA